One window of Triticum dicoccoides isolate Atlit2015 ecotype Zavitan chromosome 5A, WEW_v2.0, whole genome shotgun sequence genomic DNA carries:
- the LOC119298232 gene encoding uncharacterized protein LOC119298232, whose product MKWLIEPTGKNSWKYPNGARLPNGIITILLKKYWPGMFTPDPVNHPERKILATCWDHYEVAFHLAYETAAKAVISNFWKFYRVLEEHKAMADEYVLRAARKQTRQIQYEVHWVAISRYYHDKHGVKVTKEEAKAQDLTLEREQYMLVALDWCYRHPEGWAGLVDMWVGADTEFAAKSSINKANRGHDGTHGQGNRNHWHTKKIKEEKLKRPLSDIES is encoded by the exons AtgaagtggctcattgagcccacggggAAAAA CTCCTGGAAATATCCTAATGGTGCCCGTCTTCCAAACGGCATCATCACTATCCTGTTGAAGAAATATTGGCCGGGGATGTTCACTCCGGACCCAGTCAACCACCCGGAGCGCAAGATTTTGGCCACGTGCTGGGATCACTACGAAGTAGCCTTCCACCTGGCCtatgagacggctgctaaggccgtGATATCAAACTTTTGG AAATTCTATAGAGTTCTTGAGGAGCACAAGGCCATGGCCGATGAGTATGTGCTACGGGCTGCGAGGAAGCAGACCCGTCAGATACAGTACGAGGTGCACTGGGTGGCCATCTCACGGTATTATCATGACAAACATGGCGTGAAGGTGACCAAGGAAGAAGCTAAGGCACAGGACCTTACCTTGGAACGGGAGCAGTACATGTTG GTGGCTCTTGATTGGTGCTATCGCCACCCTGAGGGATGGGCGGGATTGGTGGATATGTGGGTCGGCGCAGAcacagagtttgctgccaagagcagcaTAAACAAGGCTAATCGAGGACATGACGGAACACACGgtcagggaaaccgaaaccactgGCACACCAAGAAAATTAAG gaggagaaattgAAGCGGCCGCTCTCAGACATCGAGTCCTAG
- the LOC119300284 gene encoding uncharacterized protein LOC119300284 — translation MSADSDERAVVSIGPRSHGRSAVLDSVITPSISYRRIRATNPRPSPRPRPSMSTAQAILAQRNSAYMEFQRQQLYDWNQRVAAVMEHNSRMTRLMFAFMATGQIPTMEPPPPPPGPQPVVPTFEQFLADHYNVTPGTDGGATNGSTPESRSPVTPVWLGGGGGASASGSGDDLGFGSLGFGSGSDAA, via the exons ATGTCTGCGGATTCCGACGAGAGGGCGGTGGTGAGCATAGGGCCGAGGAGTCATGGTCGGTCGGCGGTTCTGGATTCGGTGATCACCCCTTCTATCTCCTACAGACGGATCCGAGCTACCAACCCGAGGCCGAGCCCACGCCCGCGCCCGAGCATGTCCACTGCACAGGCCATCCTAGCCCAGCGCAactct GCCTACATGGAGTTCCAACGTCAGCAGCTCTACGACTGGAACCAGAGAGTTGCAGCAGTCATGGAGCACAATAGTCGCATGACGCGGCTTATGTTTGCGTTTATGGCAACCGGGCAGATTCCTACAAtggaaccaccaccaccacctcctggaCCACAACCAGTGGTGCCTACATTTGAACAATTTCTGGCAGACCACTACAATGTCACTCCG GGAACCGATGGTGGTGCTACTAATGGTTCCACTCCTGAGTCACGGAGCCCAGTCACTCCGGTCTGgcttggcggtggcggtggcgctaGCGCTAGCGGTAGTGGTGACGACCTCGGCTTTGGCAGCCTCGGTTTTGGCAGTGGAAGTGATGCCGCTTAA